A genomic region of Alicyclobacillus sp. SO9 contains the following coding sequences:
- a CDS encoding alpha/beta hydrolase: MDFIHQFIPASGGNEMTLLLLHGTGGTEEDLLAAGKFLAPSAALLGVRGKVLERGMPRFFRRVAEGVFDEEDLMFRTRELAHFTEEAAKMYKLNPKKIFAVGYSNGANIAASMLLLEPSILSGAVLFRSMVPLEPKPLPDLTGTPILMLSGRQDPIVPVSNSERLAQLFSEIGANVTLNWESTGHGLTRPELEIAKSWIQKLA, translated from the coding sequence ATGGACTTCATCCATCAATTCATCCCCGCATCAGGCGGCAATGAGATGACGCTGCTTCTTCTCCACGGTACTGGGGGCACTGAAGAAGACCTGCTTGCAGCAGGGAAGTTTTTGGCGCCAAGTGCCGCACTGCTCGGAGTGAGGGGGAAAGTCTTGGAGCGGGGGATGCCTCGCTTCTTCCGGAGAGTAGCTGAGGGTGTATTTGACGAAGAAGACCTTATGTTCCGCACGCGTGAATTGGCACACTTCACTGAGGAAGCTGCCAAAATGTATAAACTGAATCCAAAGAAGATATTTGCCGTTGGTTATTCGAATGGGGCGAACATTGCAGCAAGTATGCTGCTTCTTGAGCCATCTATACTATCAGGAGCCGTCCTGTTTCGCTCGATGGTTCCACTCGAACCAAAACCACTGCCCGATCTTACGGGAACACCAATTCTCATGCTATCAGGAAGACAGGACCCGATTGTCCCTGTAAGTAATAGTGAACGACTCGCACAACTATTTAGTGAGATCGGCGCCAATGTGACATTGAACTGGGAAAGCACGGGTCACGGTTTAACTAGGCCGGAATTAGAAATAGCAAAGAGTTGGATACAAAAGCTCGCCTGA
- a CDS encoding ring-cleaving dioxygenase — protein MSQGILGLHHITAMSGIAQKNVDFYVSVLGLRMVKKTVNFDAPDVYHFYYGDTRGTPGTIFTFFPFGDGPRGTSGAGQANITSFSIRPESMEFWIQRLTNHDIIFSGPEERSNNNRVITLRDPDGITLELVAHDGAEVRPGWQDGPVPREHAIRGFYGVTITVKNHTLTSALLTDVMGFRLLEQNGRRYRYEVGEGGPGAIIDVMSQEGAQYGRQSIGTIHHIAWRVANEDELVRWQTILANTGLQVTEVKDRNYFKSVYFREPGGVLFELATDPPGFSIDESLENLGTDLKLPDWLESSRSSLKKQLPSIQLPVFER, from the coding sequence ATGAGTCAAGGTATCTTGGGCCTTCATCACATCACCGCAATGTCAGGTATTGCACAAAAAAATGTCGATTTCTACGTGAGTGTTCTGGGACTTCGGATGGTTAAAAAGACCGTGAACTTTGATGCGCCGGATGTGTACCACTTCTACTATGGGGACACTCGTGGTACTCCGGGAACGATTTTTACGTTCTTCCCATTTGGGGACGGTCCACGTGGAACCAGTGGTGCGGGTCAAGCTAATATAACGTCGTTTTCAATTCGTCCTGAATCCATGGAGTTTTGGATCCAGAGGCTGACTAACCACGACATCATTTTCAGTGGTCCAGAGGAGCGGTCGAATAACAACCGCGTCATCACGCTTCGTGATCCCGATGGTATTACGCTTGAATTAGTAGCCCATGATGGAGCAGAAGTAAGACCCGGTTGGCAGGATGGACCGGTTCCGAGGGAACATGCCATCCGCGGATTTTATGGTGTCACGATTACTGTAAAAAATCACACCTTAACTTCCGCGCTGCTGACGGACGTCATGGGTTTTCGTTTATTGGAACAGAATGGTCGGAGGTATCGGTACGAAGTAGGTGAAGGTGGACCGGGGGCCATTATTGATGTGATGAGTCAAGAGGGAGCCCAGTACGGCAGACAGTCAATCGGAACGATCCACCATATCGCCTGGCGTGTTGCCAATGAAGACGAACTGGTCCGTTGGCAAACCATCTTGGCGAACACCGGACTGCAGGTCACAGAAGTGAAGGACCGCAACTATTTTAAATCCGTCTACTTCCGCGAACCAGGCGGTGTGCTGTTCGAATTGGCAACAGATCCACCGGGTTTTTCCATTGACGAGTCGCTTGAAAACTTGGGTACAGATTTAAAATTACCGGATTGGCTGGAGTCGTCACGTTCAAGCTTGAAAAAACAGCTACCATCGATTCAACTGCCAGTCTTCGAGAGGTGA
- a CDS encoding helix-turn-helix domain-containing protein yields MSEFELCSKFETAFELLGKRWTGLIIRVMLSGKRRFSDISAIIPHLSDRMLVERLKELEAAGIVQRHVYPETPVRVEYNLTEKGHELEAVMNQIQCWADKWVPAQNL; encoded by the coding sequence ATGAGTGAATTCGAACTGTGTTCCAAATTTGAAACCGCCTTTGAGTTGCTGGGTAAGCGATGGACAGGGCTTATCATACGGGTCATGCTGTCTGGCAAACGGCGTTTCTCAGATATCTCTGCAATAATTCCACACTTAAGCGATAGAATGCTGGTTGAGAGGCTCAAAGAATTGGAGGCTGCAGGCATTGTCCAACGCCATGTCTACCCGGAAACCCCGGTTCGTGTGGAGTATAATCTGACAGAGAAAGGACATGAGCTGGAAGCCGTGATGAATCAGATTCAATGCTGGGCAGATAAATGGGTTCCGGCACAGAACCTATAA
- a CDS encoding putative protein N(5)-glutamine methyltransferase, translated as MRVSQIHRFDIVTRLRDSGCVFAEDEAELLISTALSMDELAHMVNRRVAGLPLESILGWAEFYGSRIMIEQGVFVPRRRTEFLVQQAITEARPASNIIVDLCCGSGAIGKAVISSLEQGDLYAVDINPIAVRCARYNVANKGTVFQGDLYEPLPSMLRGCVDILVANAPYVPTDAIEMMPQEARLYEPIVALDGGKDGLEVQRRVVAEAPLWLAPGGKLLMETSQRQSVETAELFSNHGFIPRVVHSDEMDATIVIGTKPIL; from the coding sequence ATGCGAGTTTCCCAAATTCATCGTTTTGATATAGTCACCAGACTTCGAGATTCAGGGTGTGTTTTTGCTGAAGACGAGGCAGAATTGCTCATCTCAACCGCTCTTTCGATGGATGAACTCGCACATATGGTAAACAGACGTGTTGCCGGACTACCGCTTGAGTCTATCCTTGGATGGGCTGAATTTTATGGGTCGCGAATCATGATTGAGCAGGGAGTGTTCGTGCCCCGTCGTCGAACCGAGTTTCTGGTTCAACAAGCGATTACTGAGGCACGTCCTGCAAGCAACATTATTGTCGACTTGTGTTGTGGCTCAGGGGCGATAGGTAAGGCGGTGATTTCATCGTTAGAACAAGGGGATTTATATGCAGTGGACATCAATCCAATTGCAGTCCGCTGCGCACGTTATAATGTTGCCAACAAGGGTACTGTTTTCCAAGGTGACTTGTATGAACCACTGCCGTCAATGTTACGTGGATGTGTAGATATTTTGGTTGCGAATGCCCCATATGTACCTACTGATGCCATTGAAATGATGCCGCAGGAAGCAAGATTATATGAACCGATAGTGGCACTCGATGGTGGTAAGGACGGACTTGAAGTGCAACGTCGTGTGGTTGCTGAGGCACCATTGTGGCTGGCACCAGGAGGGAAGTTACTCATGGAGACGAGTCAACGCCAGTCGGTGGAGACCGCTGAACTGTTCTCCAATCACGGATTCATACCGCGAGTGGTTCACTCCGACGAAATGGATGCAACGATTGTCATTGGAACGAAGCCGATACTTTAG
- a CDS encoding NADH-quinone oxidoreductase subunit B family protein, which produces MNYLEAGALPVIEYEGFTQEENAEIRRQGVLVTQINQLMNWSRSNSLWPLLMGLACCGIEMMSAAAAHNDLDRFGVIFRASPRQADVMIVSGTVTKKFAPILKRLYHQMPGPKWVISMGVCATAGGPYVKSYSVVKGVDQLIPVDVYIPGCPPSPQALIYGINLLQDKIRSGRAF; this is translated from the coding sequence ATGAATTATTTAGAGGCAGGAGCGTTGCCGGTCATTGAATATGAGGGATTCACGCAGGAAGAAAATGCCGAGATACGTCGACAAGGTGTTCTCGTCACTCAAATTAATCAACTGATGAACTGGTCCCGGAGTAACAGTTTGTGGCCTCTATTGATGGGGCTCGCATGCTGCGGCATAGAGATGATGAGTGCTGCCGCAGCGCACAACGACCTCGACCGTTTTGGAGTGATTTTCCGAGCTTCGCCACGCCAGGCGGATGTAATGATTGTATCCGGTACCGTGACAAAGAAGTTTGCACCGATACTCAAGCGGCTGTATCACCAGATGCCAGGGCCAAAGTGGGTCATTTCGATGGGCGTTTGTGCAACCGCCGGAGGCCCATATGTGAAGAGTTATTCTGTCGTCAAGGGTGTCGACCAACTTATACCTGTAGATGTGTATATCCCCGGATGTCCGCCATCACCTCAAGCCTTGATATATGGCATCAATTTGTTGCAGGACAAGATAAGATCTGGCCGGGCTTTCTAA
- a CDS encoding TetR/AcrR family transcriptional regulator: MEFAAFEAISKEKQQRVINAVLGEFAKRGYKLASTNEIIHEANISKGLLFHYFHNKKQMFLYVYDYALAVVSEEMLDRLDFTDTDVLNRFKQMAILKMNIIKRYPQMYEFLLMANGDDVVELAEDLKARNIRYVEDFHDRILDGIDVQKFRKGLDTTKAISVAFWTMEHFTNRPQDNWELRVDSRVDYDNVMDELDSYLTFLRHIFYAE; encoded by the coding sequence TTGGAATTCGCGGCATTCGAGGCGATTAGTAAAGAGAAGCAACAACGCGTGATTAACGCTGTCCTTGGGGAATTTGCAAAGAGGGGATATAAACTGGCTTCGACAAATGAAATCATTCATGAAGCAAACATTTCCAAGGGATTGTTATTTCACTATTTCCATAACAAAAAGCAGATGTTTCTGTATGTCTATGACTATGCGCTTGCTGTGGTGAGCGAGGAAATGCTAGACCGACTGGACTTCACCGACACAGACGTTCTAAACCGGTTCAAACAGATGGCAATTCTCAAGATGAACATTATAAAGAGATACCCGCAAATGTATGAATTTCTCCTAATGGCCAACGGAGATGATGTGGTGGAACTTGCGGAAGATTTAAAAGCACGAAACATACGGTATGTAGAAGATTTTCACGACCGCATCCTCGATGGCATTGACGTGCAGAAATTCAGGAAAGGCCTCGATACGACCAAGGCTATCAGTGTAGCCTTTTGGACGATGGAACACTTTACGAACCGACCGCAAGATAACTGGGAGTTACGTGTAGACTCTAGGGTGGATTACGATAATGTCATGGACGAACTTGATTCCTACCTCACGTTCCTCAGACACATATTCTATGCCGAATAA
- a CDS encoding zinc-binding alcohol dehydrogenase family protein: MRALAEGRHYAGNTEWPLVPGIDCVARTSENSLVFTGSVHSPYGTFAERMTVPKRFRFPLPTGSDPLQIAGGLNPGLASWIPLLSRCSEIGSLGTVIVLGVTGTAGMLAVQNARLLGAQCIIGIGRNMNRVGRLSAEGMKPVVLEGEVDMDSKVIRNALEGMHPTLVLDFLWGQPAAALLHALEKKGLEEDEGDISYVQIGSAAHSSTTVSAELLRSRRIRISGSGAGAAPIPKLFAELPVYIQMIADKRIRVPVRTFPLSQIHEAWLASRSGGPRVIVVPDNVHS, from the coding sequence GTGCGCGCGTTAGCGGAAGGGCGGCACTACGCGGGGAATACAGAATGGCCGCTGGTACCCGGCATTGACTGTGTGGCTCGTACTTCTGAGAATTCACTTGTGTTTACGGGCTCAGTTCATTCACCCTATGGCACTTTCGCTGAACGGATGACAGTGCCAAAACGATTCCGTTTTCCTCTCCCAACGGGATCCGACCCTCTTCAAATTGCGGGGGGGCTCAACCCTGGTCTTGCTTCCTGGATCCCGCTGTTGTCTCGATGTTCTGAGATTGGTTCCCTCGGAACCGTCATTGTTCTGGGTGTTACCGGGACGGCAGGAATGCTGGCTGTACAGAATGCGCGGCTGCTGGGGGCGCAGTGCATTATCGGAATTGGACGTAACATGAATCGAGTTGGACGTCTTTCGGCAGAAGGCATGAAACCGGTCGTACTGGAGGGGGAGGTGGACATGGATTCCAAAGTCATTCGAAACGCACTTGAAGGAATGCACCCAACCTTGGTGCTTGATTTTCTTTGGGGTCAGCCGGCTGCTGCATTGTTGCACGCACTAGAGAAGAAAGGTCTTGAAGAGGATGAGGGGGATATTAGTTATGTTCAAATCGGATCGGCGGCACATAGCAGCACCACAGTGAGCGCGGAATTGTTACGCAGTCGGCGCATCCGTATATCCGGGAGTGGCGCGGGTGCAGCACCAATTCCTAAACTTTTCGCGGAACTCCCAGTCTATATCCAGATGATTGCCGACAAACGTATTAGAGTGCCTGTGAGGACATTTCCACTGTCTCAGATTCATGAGGCCTGGCTTGCATCTCGCAGCGGGGGACCCCGAGTTATCGTGGTTCCTGACAATGTCCATAGCTGA
- a CDS encoding YrdB family protein codes for MYVFRGVLRFAFFLTELCALAATGYWGFQAGHSVLIRYLLGVGSPVTIAVIWGMFVAPKARIPVSVYIRATMQLVVFCGSGLFLYRAGQHQLALVYIAFALVVLGLTHLLKNELRFDA; via the coding sequence ATGTACGTTTTCCGGGGCGTTCTTAGGTTTGCATTCTTCTTGACGGAGCTATGTGCTTTGGCTGCAACGGGATATTGGGGATTCCAAGCCGGTCACAGCGTCCTGATTCGATATCTGTTGGGGGTTGGCTCGCCAGTCACTATTGCCGTTATTTGGGGTATGTTTGTTGCCCCAAAAGCTCGTATACCCGTGTCAGTGTACATACGTGCGACGATGCAGCTGGTGGTTTTCTGCGGCTCAGGACTCTTTCTGTATCGTGCTGGGCAACATCAGCTTGCACTTGTGTACATCGCTTTTGCACTCGTCGTGCTTGGGTTGACGCACCTTCTGAAAAACGAGCTCAGATTCGATGCGTGA
- a CDS encoding GNAT family N-acetyltransferase: MNFESIFNEFPIIESETLVFRKIELTDLDDIFEIYSNERVFEFSGITAKQDKSMVERLILKFDDEFKHKTKLKWGVCTKGTNERLVGIVEAFDFNREIEQATIGYFFAESNWNKGFATGAVNLLISFLFHQMQVNRIQAEVAPENYASQKVLVKNGFLKEGTLRQAAVWSGKGKVDLEIYSILKLDYLKRNSFITVQREH; encoded by the coding sequence TTGAACTTTGAATCCATTTTTAATGAATTTCCCATCATTGAATCTGAAACGTTAGTGTTCAGGAAAATCGAACTAACAGATCTTGATGACATTTTTGAGATCTATTCGAATGAACGAGTTTTTGAATTTAGCGGAATAACAGCAAAGCAAGACAAATCGATGGTTGAGAGATTGATCTTAAAATTTGACGATGAGTTCAAGCACAAAACGAAGCTTAAATGGGGGGTATGTACCAAGGGAACAAATGAGAGGCTGGTTGGAATTGTCGAAGCTTTCGACTTTAACCGTGAAATCGAACAAGCGACTATTGGATATTTTTTTGCTGAATCTAACTGGAATAAGGGGTTTGCAACAGGAGCGGTTAACCTGCTCATCTCCTTTTTATTCCATCAAATGCAGGTAAATCGGATTCAAGCGGAAGTGGCACCCGAAAATTATGCGTCCCAAAAAGTGCTGGTAAAGAACGGATTTCTGAAAGAGGGGACTCTTCGACAAGCTGCTGTTTGGTCTGGCAAAGGAAAGGTTGACCTTGAGATATACAGTATCTTAAAGCTAGATTACCTAAAACGTAATTCTTTCATTACAGTTCAACGTGAGCATTGA
- a CDS encoding MBL fold metallo-hydrolase: MRMHMDLEEASVQLVGGPTTIIESGGLRFVTDPTFDPPTTYDVGGRTLTKTTSPSVNPESIGAVDAVLLSHHQHVDNLDTKGRDWMTGVQTIFTTTEAADRIPGVVALPNWNSVNITRPNGEVLKVTGVPAQHGPDNTQHLVGEVTGFVISGEGLQTIYVSGDNASLSVVRTIADRFPSVDVAILFCGAAQTPLLENRNLTLGSEDAAKAAQILQARRVIPVHYEGWAHYTEGTESIRFAFEKMGIENCLHLLKPGERVNLFHEIPR, from the coding sequence ATGCGCATGCACATGGATCTTGAAGAGGCTTCTGTTCAGTTAGTCGGTGGTCCGACTACTATCATTGAGAGTGGCGGGTTGCGTTTTGTGACGGACCCAACGTTTGACCCACCGACTACCTATGATGTCGGTGGTCGGACTTTGACAAAGACTACGTCACCGTCCGTGAACCCGGAATCAATTGGAGCAGTCGATGCAGTACTTCTGTCTCACCATCAGCATGTAGACAATTTAGATACCAAAGGTCGGGATTGGATGACAGGTGTGCAAACCATATTCACGACGACCGAGGCTGCGGACCGCATCCCTGGTGTGGTGGCATTGCCGAACTGGAACTCTGTGAATATCACTAGGCCGAACGGTGAAGTTTTGAAAGTAACCGGTGTCCCGGCACAACATGGGCCGGACAATACGCAGCACTTAGTGGGTGAGGTTACTGGCTTTGTGATTTCAGGTGAGGGACTTCAGACGATCTACGTAAGCGGCGATAACGCGTCGCTGTCAGTGGTGCGCACCATCGCAGACCGTTTTCCCTCAGTTGATGTGGCAATTCTCTTTTGCGGAGCGGCTCAAACCCCATTGCTCGAAAACAGGAATTTGACGTTGGGGAGTGAGGATGCTGCGAAAGCTGCACAGATTTTGCAAGCACGCAGAGTGATTCCTGTTCACTACGAGGGGTGGGCTCATTATACGGAGGGTACGGAATCAATTCGCTTCGCGTTTGAAAAGATGGGCATAGAGAACTGTTTACATCTTCTCAAACCAGGTGAACGAGTCAATCTATTTCACGAAATACCACGGTAA
- a CDS encoding dipeptidase, giving the protein MKHEFHWSQYLDTNHQKFLSDFKEFLSIPSISTLPEHKEDIRRAAHWLSNKLSTCGLENVEILETDGHPVVYADWVHANNAPTVLLYGHYDVQPVDPIDTWDTPPFEPALKNGYIYARGANDMKGNVLLLIHACESYLETTGKLPVNVKFLIEGEEELMSPSLPKWLEENRGRLTCDFIANADAGQTDKRFPTIVTAVKGALGVTIDVITGPSDLHSGLAGGIVHNALHIMSELISSFHDKDTKISITGFYDDVLEPTKEERELCAQVPFNHDENIKRMFGVRDLIHEDNYTPAEVTWFRPNLAVHGLWGGFQGSGFKTIIPCEAHAKLSIRLVANQDPSDIFDKLERHIHEHIPTGVKVTVSEFGVGAKAYTLSESHPALRAADEALKSEMKAAPVHVRMGAAIPILATFKAILGVDVVTMGFGNGGNIHAPNEHQNLAMCYLGARTYARFFELLGTDGPVDH; this is encoded by the coding sequence ATGAAACATGAGTTCCATTGGTCTCAATACCTTGACACAAACCATCAGAAGTTTCTTTCGGACTTTAAAGAATTTCTGAGCATTCCCAGTATTTCAACACTTCCGGAACACAAGGAAGATATTCGGCGGGCGGCTCATTGGCTCTCAAACAAGTTGAGTACATGTGGACTGGAGAATGTGGAGATTTTGGAGACGGACGGTCATCCGGTCGTTTATGCGGATTGGGTTCATGCGAATAATGCGCCAACTGTCCTGCTCTACGGGCACTACGACGTACAACCGGTTGATCCAATTGATACATGGGACACGCCGCCGTTCGAACCTGCATTGAAAAATGGTTATATTTATGCGAGAGGCGCCAATGACATGAAAGGCAATGTTTTGCTGCTAATCCATGCCTGCGAATCTTACTTAGAGACTACTGGAAAACTGCCTGTAAATGTTAAGTTTTTGATTGAGGGCGAAGAAGAACTCATGAGTCCATCGCTTCCCAAGTGGCTGGAAGAGAATCGGGGAAGGCTCACCTGCGACTTCATTGCCAACGCCGATGCAGGACAGACAGATAAGCGGTTCCCAACCATCGTGACTGCAGTGAAAGGGGCACTGGGGGTAACCATTGACGTAATAACCGGGCCCTCCGATTTGCATTCTGGCTTAGCGGGCGGCATCGTGCACAACGCGTTACACATAATGTCTGAGCTGATATCCAGTTTTCATGACAAAGATACGAAAATAAGCATCACGGGCTTCTATGATGACGTTTTGGAACCGACGAAGGAAGAACGGGAACTGTGTGCACAGGTTCCTTTCAATCATGACGAAAACATCAAGCGAATGTTTGGAGTCCGCGATTTGATACATGAAGATAACTACACACCAGCAGAGGTTACCTGGTTTCGACCTAATCTCGCAGTCCACGGTCTCTGGGGTGGTTTTCAGGGCTCGGGATTTAAGACCATCATTCCCTGCGAGGCACATGCAAAACTCTCTATTCGGCTTGTGGCCAATCAGGATCCGAGCGACATATTTGACAAATTGGAACGTCACATCCATGAACACATCCCCACTGGTGTTAAAGTAACGGTTTCGGAATTTGGGGTCGGAGCCAAGGCCTACACTTTGTCTGAGTCCCATCCCGCTTTGAGGGCGGCCGACGAAGCCCTGAAGTCAGAAATGAAAGCTGCGCCAGTTCACGTGCGAATGGGGGCGGCGATTCCTATTCTGGCAACCTTCAAAGCTATACTCGGGGTTGACGTTGTAACCATGGGGTTTGGGAACGGAGGAAACATTCACGCACCTAATGAGCATCAAAATTTGGCGATGTGTTACCTAGGTGCCCGCACGTATGCGAGATTCTTCGAACTGCTCGGTACTGACGGCCCCGTAGATCATTGA
- a CDS encoding MBL fold metallo-hydrolase, producing MRLIQNRNLYQLTFLPTLFPVNCYFVVEDDGLTLIDTALPYSATSILAAASKLQRPIVRILLTHAHGDHVGGLDKLKKALPDVSVQMSVRDARLLGGDRTLDPDEPQTPIRGDVPKPKSIVTTPDVLLHDGDRIGSLIAISTPGHTPGSMSFIDTRTQAIIAGDAFQTRGGFAVTGQLKPLFPFPAMATWNKEIAIKSALRIVDYNPTLLAVGHGKMLENPVEHMARIIGR from the coding sequence GTGCGCTTAATTCAAAATAGAAACTTATATCAGTTAACTTTTCTTCCGACTCTCTTTCCGGTCAACTGCTATTTTGTAGTGGAGGACGATGGCTTGACTTTGATTGATACTGCTCTTCCATACAGCGCCACATCCATCTTAGCTGCTGCATCGAAATTACAGCGTCCCATCGTCAGAATTCTTTTAACGCACGCTCACGGCGATCATGTCGGAGGTCTCGACAAGTTGAAGAAGGCCCTGCCAGACGTTTCCGTGCAAATGTCGGTTCGTGACGCTAGACTGCTGGGCGGTGATCGCACCCTAGACCCGGATGAACCGCAGACTCCGATTCGCGGCGATGTGCCTAAGCCTAAATCTATTGTAACGACGCCAGACGTCCTATTGCATGATGGCGACCGCATCGGCTCGTTAATTGCTATTTCTACGCCCGGGCATACCCCGGGCTCAATGTCGTTCATTGATACACGCACTCAGGCCATCATCGCAGGTGACGCGTTTCAGACGAGGGGTGGATTTGCTGTGACAGGGCAACTGAAGCCACTGTTTCCGTTTCCTGCGATGGCGACGTGGAACAAAGAGATCGCCATTAAAAGTGCTCTCCGAATCGTGGACTACAATCCTACGTTGCTCGCCGTTGGACACGGAAAAATGCTTGAAAATCCGGTGGAACACATGGCTCGCATCATTGGCCGTTAG
- a CDS encoding MBL fold metallo-hydrolase, producing MKSIRSNLFIQTSYVQKLQSVIIVTQASITVIDPGFFPDEISEIQKYAAQFDGSGRKKYLILTHSDVDHIAGVHAFPDYSVLVASTWNKENERRSIETLEFIDTSNYLDRPWSGPMPPIVADRLLEDGEQFAEFTFYHTKGHTSDGLILLHDGVAIVGDYLSAVEFPFIFTSYRDYLGTLKKLRTVFAEHDIQLVIAQHGPAATTKEEIQRRIHMSEDYIHRLEDLVQGAISVGLEMEATVQKSRGFLYEDRSIPVGVQNLHDNNVQKMYKELQTVQPS from the coding sequence ATGAAATCGATCCGCTCAAACTTATTTATCCAAACCAGCTATGTTCAGAAATTACAGAGTGTAATCATAGTGACCCAAGCGTCTATTACTGTAATAGACCCTGGATTTTTTCCGGATGAAATATCCGAAATCCAGAAGTACGCTGCACAATTTGATGGGTCTGGTCGGAAGAAATATCTAATTCTTACCCATTCTGACGTCGATCACATTGCTGGTGTACATGCCTTTCCCGACTACTCCGTACTTGTGGCGTCGACTTGGAATAAGGAGAATGAACGGCGGTCTATTGAGACGTTGGAATTTATTGATACTAGCAATTATTTGGACAGACCTTGGAGTGGACCAATGCCCCCGATTGTTGCCGATAGGTTGTTGGAAGACGGGGAACAGTTTGCCGAATTTACGTTTTATCACACGAAAGGGCATACGTCAGATGGATTAATACTACTTCACGATGGCGTTGCAATTGTCGGCGACTACCTTTCTGCAGTAGAGTTTCCTTTTATTTTTACGTCCTATCGAGACTATTTGGGGACGCTGAAGAAACTGCGAACAGTGTTTGCCGAGCATGATATTCAACTGGTTATCGCTCAGCACGGTCCGGCAGCAACAACGAAGGAAGAGATTCAACGTCGAATCCATATGTCCGAAGACTATATTCACAGGCTCGAGGATTTGGTTCAGGGGGCTATTAGCGTTGGTCTGGAGATGGAAGCAACGGTCCAGAAATCGAGGGGTTTCCTGTACGAGGATAGGAGCATTCCCGTCGGCGTTCAAAATCTGCATGACAACAATGTTCAGAAGATGTATAAGGAACTGCAGACCGTGCAACCATCGTGA
- a CDS encoding CcdC protein domain-containing protein, with the protein MELGIYLVLGVVIAAIIIWRIRRLVKPSHRPVTRRRLLLQLILVIVVIGLDWGFLSAYIHYPPAWMAIVTGVVGIAMSLPLIFTTHYEKRTDGQIYSKKNRLFIISVIGLIIIRVLGDILLRRYVNPATFAFLTYVLVLAYFVPWRLACLMKYHRLIS; encoded by the coding sequence ATGGAACTAGGTATTTATTTAGTGTTAGGCGTTGTCATTGCAGCGATTATTATCTGGAGAATACGCCGCCTGGTCAAGCCATCCCATAGGCCAGTCACTAGGCGTAGGCTTTTGCTCCAGTTAATCTTGGTAATCGTTGTCATCGGTCTGGATTGGGGATTCTTATCTGCATATATTCACTACCCGCCGGCATGGATGGCCATTGTGACAGGAGTCGTTGGTATTGCCATGTCCCTACCGCTGATTTTTACGACCCATTATGAGAAAAGAACAGATGGCCAAATCTATAGCAAAAAAAATCGATTGTTCATCATCAGTGTTATAGGTTTGATCATCATCAGGGTACTCGGAGACATCTTACTGCGTCGGTATGTTAACCCTGCGACTTTTGCGTTTCTGACCTATGTTCTCGTCCTTGCATATTTCGTTCCTTGGCGACTAGCCTGCCTGATGAAGTATCATCGTCTTATTTCGTAA